Proteins from a single region of Paenibacillus sp. BIHB 4019:
- a CDS encoding GNAT family N-acetyltransferase → MNVRSFQLSDYRLLTALLADVLTEECYEQTMEAFARQLSWDSELVLVALYESEVVGVIIGTIDNNTGYYYRVAVHADHQRQGIGKALIESLRLRFQQRQVKKILITADEHNEAVLPLYESLGYVSKDFFRSFQQLSIIAG, encoded by the coding sequence ATGAATGTTCGTTCCTTCCAATTATCAGATTACAGGTTGCTAACGGCTCTTCTTGCGGATGTATTAACTGAAGAATGTTACGAGCAAACAATGGAAGCTTTTGCGCGTCAATTGTCATGGGATAGCGAGCTTGTTCTCGTCGCTCTCTATGAGTCGGAAGTTGTAGGTGTCATTATCGGTACGATTGATAATAACACGGGCTACTATTATCGTGTTGCGGTTCATGCGGACCACCAGCGTCAAGGAATTGGCAAAGCGCTTATAGAGTCTTTGCGCCTAAGATTCCAACAACGCCAAGTAAAGAAAATTTTAATTACAGCTGATGAGCATAATGAAGCCGTTTTGCCGCTTTATGAATCGCTGGGCTATGTGTCCAAAGATTTTTTCCGCTCTTTCCAACAGCTAAGTATTATAGCAGGTTAG
- a CDS encoding superoxide dismutase, with protein sequence MAHQLPALPYANNALEPHIDALTMEIHHDRHHNAYVTNLNAALESAPELQGKSIEDLIADLASVPEAIRTAVRNNGGGHANHSLFWETIGPDAGGAPTGALAAAIDSELGGFDTFKADFAKAAATRFGSGWAWLSVKDGKLKVASLPNQDSPIMEGETPLLGLDVWEHAYYLNYQNKRPDYIAAFWNVVNWAEVGKRYEAAVK encoded by the coding sequence ATGGCACATCAATTACCAGCACTTCCGTATGCTAATAACGCTCTTGAGCCCCACATCGACGCTCTGACGATGGAAATCCATCATGACCGTCACCACAACGCTTATGTTACAAACCTGAACGCTGCTTTGGAGTCCGCTCCTGAGCTTCAAGGCAAATCCATCGAGGATTTGATTGCTGATTTGGCTAGCGTACCTGAAGCGATCCGTACAGCGGTTCGCAACAATGGCGGTGGACATGCTAACCACAGCCTGTTCTGGGAAACAATCGGTCCTGACGCTGGCGGCGCTCCAACTGGCGCACTGGCTGCTGCGATTGATAGCGAGCTGGGCGGCTTCGATACATTCAAAGCTGACTTTGCAAAAGCTGCTGCTACCCGTTTCGGAAGCGGCTGGGCATGGCTTTCCGTGAAAGACGGCAAGCTTAAAGTTGCAAGCCTGCCGAACCAAGACAGCCCGATCATGGAAGGCGAAACGCCGCTTCTTGGTCTGGACGTTTGGGAGCATGCTTACTACCTGAACTACCAAAACAAACGCCCTGACTACATTGCAGCGTTCTGGAACGTTGTAAACTGGGCTGAAGTTGGCAAACGTTACGAAGCAGCTGTTAAATAA
- a CDS encoding DUF3533 domain-containing protein — protein sequence MFKNKWLMLTPIIAFAVIFIFSLTIFPSVQPQPKNLPIAIVNEDQGIALPNQSEMNMGQKIVETIQQSSNTATGEEPAVKWVEVKSVEEVQNGLDNQKYYAALIIPKDFSAKQASLQTAAPSSPEIQLLINQGMNTAASTMAGQMLNGVVDNLNNNARTQILEGFQKQGATLTVDQASSLASPITKKVINVNEIGTKSANGNAPVSLFQPVWMASLASAAISFIAVQKRMIRNRKESLTTKLVQILMGAIVALVVGFGLTWLAEGMLGFHIPQFADTALFLSITCFSFFLMILAVLSYLGMKGMPVFVLILFFGAPLLALAPEMMSSFYRNWIYSWLPMRFMVGGLRELFFFGQGLTWNIVSVLVGIGLVSILLVFVSSLRRISTQGQTLQSK from the coding sequence ATTTTCAAAAATAAATGGTTAATGTTAACGCCCATAATTGCGTTTGCAGTCATTTTTATTTTTTCGCTTACGATATTTCCTAGCGTGCAACCCCAACCAAAAAATTTACCTATCGCTATTGTTAACGAGGATCAAGGCATAGCACTTCCTAATCAATCGGAAATGAATATGGGTCAAAAAATAGTGGAAACCATTCAGCAATCGTCAAATACCGCTACTGGTGAAGAACCAGCTGTGAAATGGGTGGAGGTAAAAAGTGTAGAAGAAGTACAAAACGGATTGGATAATCAAAAATATTATGCAGCATTAATCATTCCAAAAGATTTTAGTGCCAAGCAAGCATCTTTGCAGACCGCGGCACCTTCTTCTCCTGAAATTCAACTATTAATAAACCAAGGCATGAATACTGCAGCTTCTACAATGGCCGGCCAAATGTTAAATGGGGTTGTAGACAATCTTAATAACAATGCTCGTACTCAAATATTAGAAGGTTTTCAAAAGCAAGGGGCAACCTTGACGGTAGATCAGGCTTCCAGCTTAGCTTCCCCTATTACAAAGAAAGTAATAAATGTTAATGAAATTGGCACAAAGAGCGCAAATGGCAATGCTCCTGTGTCCTTGTTCCAGCCAGTATGGATGGCGAGTTTGGCTAGTGCGGCTATAAGCTTTATCGCTGTTCAAAAACGAATGATTAGAAATCGAAAAGAGAGCCTTACTACAAAGTTGGTGCAAATTTTAATGGGAGCTATTGTTGCTCTTGTCGTTGGATTTGGATTAACTTGGCTTGCTGAAGGAATGCTAGGATTCCATATTCCCCAATTTGCAGATACAGCTTTATTTTTATCCATTACTTGTTTTAGCTTTTTCTTGATGATATTAGCTGTCCTTTCTTATTTGGGGATGAAGGGAATGCCTGTTTTCGTCTTAATCCTTTTCTTTGGCGCCCCTTTGCTTGCATTAGCTCCTGAGATGATGTCATCATTTTATCGAAACTGGATTTACTCGTGGTTGCCCATGCGATTCATGGTAGGAGGGCTTCGAGAGTTGTTCTTCTTCGGCCAAGGATTAACTTGGAATATTGTATCGGTTCTCGTGGGCATTGGTTTAGTTAGCATTTTGTTGGTGTTTGTTTCTTCTCTAAGACGAATTTCAACACAAGGACAAACACTACAATCAAAATAA
- a CDS encoding TetR/AcrR family transcriptional regulator has translation MSNLLDTMIAHSKLSKKQTDKQQKLVETAIKIFAEKGFANTSTSEIAQTAGVSEGAIFRHYGNKENLLLSIVLPFLKEFLPNAIEETFNELLSQNPTTFEIFIRELIKNRVHFIHENKKLFQILVKEILYREEFKKEMQPLYSENILQHLTIVIEMFKERGDLIEIPSSILLRMLLTFLGGYLISRFMVLNEDFIKDEEAELEEVVRFIMDGLRKPQQSH, from the coding sequence ATGTCTAATCTTTTGGATACGATGATAGCTCATTCAAAGTTATCTAAGAAACAAACAGATAAACAACAAAAGTTAGTGGAAACCGCTATTAAAATCTTTGCAGAAAAAGGATTTGCTAATACCTCAACGAGTGAGATCGCCCAAACTGCCGGGGTATCTGAAGGAGCCATCTTTCGCCATTATGGGAATAAAGAAAACTTATTACTCTCCATTGTTTTACCCTTTCTAAAGGAATTTTTACCCAATGCAATCGAGGAGACGTTTAATGAACTATTGTCCCAAAACCCCACTACTTTCGAAATTTTTATAAGAGAATTAATTAAAAACCGCGTTCATTTTATACATGAAAATAAAAAATTGTTTCAAATCCTTGTTAAAGAAATTTTATATCGTGAAGAGTTCAAAAAAGAAATGCAGCCTTTATATTCTGAGAACATATTGCAGCATTTAACTATAGTCATTGAGATGTTTAAGGAACGTGGCGATTTGATTGAAATTCCAAGCTCCATCCTTTTAAGGATGCTGTTAACCTTCTTGGGGGGGTATTTAATTTCACGGTTTATGGTGCTTAACGAGGACTTTATAAAGGATGAAGAAGCAGAATTGGAAGAGGTTGTTCGTTTTATAATGGATGGTTTAAGAAAACCCCAACAAAGCCATTAA
- a CDS encoding carbohydrate ABC transporter permease, whose protein sequence is MTTTTLSRSKRSAADLLFDLCNTVFLLALLVLTLYPVLNTLAVSFNQAQDTVRDSTFLWPREFTTLNYSTLFQDGLIYHAFFISVARTLLGTISSVFCTAMLAYTLSRKDYVLRGPISFIFIFTMYFSGGLIPTYMLIKNLHLYGTFWVYVIPGLIGAFNLIVMRSFMEGLPESLAESAQIDGATHFSIFMRIILPLSLPVIATIALFVAVGQWNSWFDTFLYNSSNINLSTLQYELMKKLQSANMSVGGTAESAFASSKNIQANIVTPASIRAAITVVATVPIIIVYPFLQKYFVTGLTLGGVKE, encoded by the coding sequence ATGACAACGACGACACTCAGCAGATCGAAGAGGTCGGCAGCTGACTTGCTTTTTGACCTATGCAATACCGTATTTCTGCTAGCACTGCTCGTGCTTACGCTTTATCCGGTTTTGAACACGCTCGCTGTTTCCTTTAATCAGGCGCAGGATACGGTTCGGGACAGCACCTTTCTGTGGCCGCGCGAGTTCACGACGCTTAATTACAGCACGCTGTTTCAGGATGGGCTCATCTATCATGCTTTCTTTATTTCCGTTGCCCGGACGCTGCTCGGTACAATAAGCAGCGTGTTCTGCACAGCGATGCTGGCCTATACCTTAAGCCGCAAGGATTATGTGCTGCGGGGGCCGATTTCTTTCATCTTCATCTTTACGATGTACTTCAGCGGCGGCCTGATTCCAACCTATATGCTCATTAAAAACCTCCATCTGTACGGGACGTTTTGGGTGTATGTCATCCCGGGACTTATTGGCGCGTTCAACCTTATTGTCATGCGCTCCTTTATGGAAGGCCTGCCTGAGAGTCTGGCAGAGTCTGCGCAAATAGATGGGGCGACGCATTTCTCGATCTTTATGCGAATCATATTGCCGCTCAGCTTGCCCGTCATTGCTACGATTGCGCTGTTCGTCGCGGTGGGGCAATGGAATAGCTGGTTCGATACTTTTTTATATAATTCCTCAAATATTAATTTAAGCACGCTGCAATATGAGCTGATGAAAAAGCTGCAGTCCGCCAATATGAGCGTTGGAGGCACAGCAGAGTCGGCCTTCGCCAGCAGCAAAAATATTCAGGCGAACATCGTAACGCCAGCGTCGATCCGGGCTGCTATTACAGTCGTAGCTACCGTGCCGATTATTATCGTATACCCGTTTTTGCAAAAATACTTCGTAACCGGGCTAACGCTCGGGGGCGTAAAGGAATAG
- a CDS encoding ABC transporter permease subunit — protein sequence MSVTVERVKKHAGIKKSRSKWSKLRSQKALMAMSIPFVVYVIIFAYLPLYGWMMAFQNYKLGSAMLDNEWVGLANFRELFQDENFTRVIRNTLAMSLINLVFGFVSSIGLALMLNEVRKIIFKRIVQTVSYLPHFLSWVVAANLIMNVLSIDGAVNKVLVSLHIIKEPIMWLSEQHYFWWIIGASNVWKEIGWSAIIYLAAMTTIDPSLYEAASIDGAGRFRKIRHITLPGIRSIIVILLIMNIGHILDAGFEQQYLLQTPMVVDYSETIDIFVLKYGINLSRFSFATAAGIFKTVISVVLLLAANRMAKRMGQERLF from the coding sequence ATGTCAGTAACGGTTGAGCGTGTGAAAAAGCATGCCGGAATCAAAAAAAGCCGGAGCAAGTGGAGCAAGCTGCGCAGCCAGAAGGCGCTAATGGCCATGTCGATTCCTTTTGTGGTGTACGTCATTATTTTTGCATACTTGCCGCTGTATGGGTGGATGATGGCTTTTCAAAATTATAAGCTTGGCTCGGCGATGCTGGATAACGAATGGGTGGGGCTGGCCAACTTTCGCGAATTGTTTCAAGATGAGAACTTTACCCGCGTCATACGCAATACGCTCGCGATGAGCTTGATTAATCTTGTGTTCGGCTTCGTCAGCTCGATCGGTCTGGCGCTAATGCTCAATGAGGTGCGCAAAATCATATTCAAGCGCATCGTCCAGACGGTCAGCTATCTGCCGCATTTTTTATCGTGGGTTGTGGCCGCGAACTTGATTATGAACGTGCTTTCCATTGATGGGGCCGTCAACAAGGTGCTGGTCAGCCTGCATATTATTAAGGAGCCGATTATGTGGCTTTCCGAGCAGCATTATTTTTGGTGGATTATTGGCGCATCAAATGTGTGGAAGGAGATCGGCTGGAGTGCCATTATTTATTTGGCGGCAATGACGACGATTGATCCTTCGCTTTATGAGGCGGCAAGCATCGATGGGGCTGGACGGTTTCGAAAAATAAGGCATATTACGCTGCCCGGCATCCGCAGCATCATCGTTATTCTGCTTATTATGAACATTGGGCATATTTTGGATGCGGGCTTTGAACAGCAATATTTGCTGCAAACGCCAATGGTGGTGGATTATTCCGAGACGATTGATATATTCGTACTAAAATACGGCATTAATTTGTCGCGGTTCTCGTTTGCAACCGCCGCCGGCATTTTCAAAACGGTTATCAGCGTCGTGCTGCTGCTGGCCGCGAATCGAATGGCGAAGCGGATGGGGCAGGAGAGGCTGTTTTAA
- a CDS encoding extracellular solute-binding protein — MNKKIALTWIAGTSLALSMIVGGCSTESTDTAAGTSKNENGEELTTFSYFIFDPGDNVPEHTKIGDMIEQKTGVKIKYERLVGEKEQKVGVMIAGGDYPDLINTDQTVKFEDANALIPLEELIEQHAPNIKRIYGPYWERLKAADGHIYALPQVAPTGTPIKGISAAFWIQKEVLKDAGYPKIATFDQYVDVLRAYYKKYPQIDGADTIPFEILTYDNRNFTLTTAMQFLAGGPNDSRAIVDPVANKLAFYQTDENITKRYYAKLHEMYREGMIDKEAFVMNYEQYLAKLSSGRVLGMFDQKWQFQTALDSLKQQGKANRMFVPLQLTFDEGIQPDYLDVPSMNYNMGFSITINAKDPVAAIKYADYMASEEGQLLRNWGVAGEDYTVSDTGRFYRNQEQRDFFADPKNGLKTTGNILWYWPGSSGTMVDGNSYQQYQQPEEIAAGYDEMDKELLKAYGATTYEELFDGPNLNRKYFPLWSIELTEKNKVFNQKLNDINKKFPPQMVVAKNADDFEKYWNEYVASVEKLDVEGWLDELTAKVKDRQENW, encoded by the coding sequence TTGAATAAAAAAATAGCGCTTACATGGATTGCGGGGACATCTTTGGCCTTGTCGATGATAGTAGGAGGATGCAGCACAGAGAGTACGGATACGGCTGCTGGCACCAGCAAAAATGAAAATGGCGAGGAGCTGACGACCTTCAGCTATTTCATCTTTGATCCCGGCGACAATGTTCCCGAACATACAAAGATTGGCGATATGATTGAACAGAAAACAGGAGTAAAGATCAAATATGAACGGCTCGTCGGCGAGAAGGAGCAGAAGGTAGGCGTAATGATCGCCGGAGGCGATTACCCTGACCTCATCAACACGGATCAGACGGTTAAATTCGAAGATGCGAATGCGCTTATTCCGCTAGAGGAATTAATTGAGCAGCATGCTCCGAACATTAAACGCATTTATGGGCCCTATTGGGAACGGCTGAAAGCAGCAGATGGACATATTTATGCGCTGCCGCAGGTTGCGCCTACGGGGACGCCGATTAAGGGCATTAGCGCAGCCTTCTGGATACAGAAGGAAGTGCTCAAGGACGCAGGCTATCCGAAAATTGCGACGTTTGACCAATACGTCGATGTTTTGCGCGCCTATTATAAAAAATACCCGCAAATCGATGGCGCGGATACGATTCCTTTTGAAATTTTGACCTATGACAACCGCAATTTTACGTTGACGACTGCAATGCAATTTTTGGCCGGCGGCCCTAACGATTCCCGGGCTATTGTTGACCCGGTGGCGAACAAGCTGGCCTTCTATCAGACGGACGAAAACATTACGAAGCGGTATTATGCCAAGCTGCATGAAATGTACCGGGAAGGCATGATCGACAAGGAAGCCTTTGTGATGAACTATGAGCAGTATTTGGCTAAGCTGTCCAGCGGCCGGGTGCTGGGGATGTTTGACCAGAAGTGGCAGTTCCAGACGGCGCTTGACTCCCTGAAGCAGCAGGGCAAGGCGAACCGGATGTTTGTGCCGCTCCAGCTTACCTTTGATGAGGGCATTCAGCCGGATTATTTGGATGTGCCTTCGATGAATTACAATATGGGCTTCTCGATTACAATCAATGCGAAAGACCCTGTAGCGGCCATCAAATATGCCGATTATATGGCAAGCGAAGAAGGGCAATTGCTGCGCAACTGGGGCGTGGCGGGGGAAGACTATACGGTCAGCGACACCGGGCGGTTTTATCGCAATCAGGAGCAGCGGGACTTTTTCGCCGATCCGAAAAATGGCTTGAAAACAACCGGCAACATCCTCTGGTACTGGCCAGGCTCTTCGGGCACGATGGTTGACGGCAACAGCTACCAGCAGTATCAGCAGCCGGAAGAGATTGCCGCCGGATATGATGAAATGGATAAGGAGCTGCTGAAGGCTTATGGCGCAACGACTTACGAGGAGCTGTTCGACGGCCCGAATCTGAACCGCAAATATTTCCCGCTCTGGAGCATCGAGCTGACGGAGAAAAACAAAGTGTTCAACCAGAAGCTTAACGATATTAATAAAAAATTTCCACCGCAAATGGTCGTTGCCAAAAACGCCGATGACTTTGAAAAATATTGGAATGAATATGTCGCTTCCGTAGAGAAGCTGGACGTTGAAGGCTGGCTCGATGAGCTGACGGCGAAGGTGAAGGACCGCCAAGAGAATTGGTAA